A part of Aquaspirillum sp. LM1 genomic DNA contains:
- a CDS encoding glutathione peroxidase: MLRPLFCLSALLLAFSTGLAHAADCPPLLKHRFTTLQGQPLDLCAHQNKVILVVNTASKCGYTRQFEPLEALSRRWRDQGLLVIGFPSNDFNQELASNQEVAEFCKLTYFVDFPMIEKARVSSAQAMPFYRQLAAATGQPPRWNFHKYVIAPGGKQVWAFPSEVEPDSPQLLKAIQPYLRESSGL, translated from the coding sequence ATGTTGCGTCCCCTTTTTTGTCTTAGCGCGCTGCTGCTGGCCTTCAGTACCGGCCTGGCCCATGCTGCCGACTGCCCACCGCTGCTCAAGCACCGCTTCACCACGCTGCAAGGCCAGCCGCTGGATTTGTGTGCGCACCAGAACAAGGTGATTCTGGTGGTCAACACCGCCAGCAAATGCGGCTATACCCGCCAGTTTGAGCCGCTGGAGGCGCTGTCGCGGCGCTGGCGCGATCAAGGCTTGCTGGTGATCGGCTTTCCCAGCAATGATTTCAACCAGGAGCTGGCCAGCAATCAGGAGGTGGCCGAGTTCTGCAAGCTCACTTACTTTGTCGATTTCCCGATGATCGAAAAAGCCCGGGTCAGCAGCGCGCAGGCCATGCCGTTTTACCGTCAGCTGGCCGCGGCCACCGGCCAGCCGCCGCGCTGGAACTTTCATAAATATGTGATTGCGCCGGGCGGCAAGCAGGTGTGGGCGTTTCCGTCCGAAGTCGAGCCGGATTCGCCGCAACTGCTGAAGGCAATTCAGCCGTATTTGCGTGAGTCCAGCGGCTTGTAA
- the guaB gene encoding IMP dehydrogenase produces MRIVQKAYTFDDVLLVPAHSAILPRDVTLATQLTRNIRLNLPLVSAAMDTVTESRLAIALAQEGGLGIIHKNMSPAKQADEVARVKRHESGIVKDPITIKPEMTVGEVIRLVREKKVSGLPVIEHGKVVGIVTNRDLRFESRLDAPVRSIMTPRERLVTVKEGAALEEARELMHAHRLERVLVINDDFELKGLMTVKDIVKTSEKPFANKDDQGRLRAGAAVGVGEGTEERVARLVDAGVDVIVVDTAHGHSQGVLDRVRWVKQNYPQVDVIGGNIATAAAARALVDAGADGVKVGIGPGSICTTRIVAGVGVPQLTAVHNVTEALKGTGVPMIADGGIRFSGDIAKAIAAGANCVMLGGLLAGTEEAPGEIELYQGRSFKSYRGMGSLGAMQQGSSDRYFQDNEANADKLVPEGIEGRVPYKGSVIAVIHQLMGGLRSSMGYCGCASIDAMRTQSEFVEITSAGMRESHVHDVQITKEAPNYHVD; encoded by the coding sequence ATGCGCATCGTCCAGAAAGCTTACACCTTCGACGACGTTCTGCTCGTCCCCGCCCACTCTGCCATTCTGCCGCGTGATGTCACCCTGGCCACTCAGCTGACCCGCAATATCCGGCTGAACCTGCCCCTGGTGTCTGCCGCGATGGATACCGTGACAGAAAGCCGCCTGGCCATTGCGCTGGCCCAGGAAGGCGGACTTGGCATCATCCATAAAAACATGTCTCCGGCCAAGCAGGCCGACGAAGTGGCGCGGGTCAAGCGTCACGAATCCGGCATTGTCAAAGACCCCATCACCATCAAGCCGGAAATGACCGTCGGTGAGGTCATCCGTCTGGTGCGCGAGAAAAAAGTCTCCGGCCTGCCGGTCATCGAGCACGGCAAGGTGGTGGGCATTGTCACCAACCGCGACCTGCGCTTTGAATCCCGCCTGGACGCTCCGGTGCGCAGCATCATGACCCCGCGCGAGCGTCTGGTCACCGTCAAGGAAGGCGCGGCGCTGGAAGAAGCCCGCGAACTGATGCACGCCCACCGTCTGGAACGCGTGCTGGTCATCAACGACGACTTCGAGCTCAAGGGCCTGATGACGGTCAAAGACATCGTCAAGACCAGCGAAAAACCCTTTGCCAACAAAGACGACCAAGGCCGCCTGCGCGCGGGCGCGGCGGTTGGCGTGGGTGAAGGCACCGAAGAACGCGTGGCCCGTCTGGTGGACGCCGGTGTGGATGTCATCGTGGTGGACACCGCCCACGGCCACAGCCAGGGCGTGCTGGACCGTGTGCGCTGGGTGAAGCAAAACTACCCGCAAGTGGACGTGATCGGCGGCAACATCGCCACCGCCGCCGCCGCGCGCGCCCTGGTGGACGCCGGCGCTGACGGCGTGAAAGTGGGCATCGGCCCCGGCTCGATCTGCACCACCCGCATCGTCGCCGGTGTGGGCGTGCCGCAGCTGACTGCTGTACATAATGTCACTGAAGCGCTGAAGGGCACTGGCGTGCCGATGATCGCCGACGGCGGCATCCGCTTCTCCGGCGACATCGCCAAGGCCATTGCCGCTGGCGCCAACTGCGTAATGCTGGGCGGCCTGCTGGCCGGCACCGAAGAAGCGCCGGGCGAAATCGAACTGTATCAGGGCCGTTCGTTCAAGAGCTACCGTGGCATGGGTTCATTGGGTGCCATGCAGCAAGGCTCCAGCGACCGCTACTTCCAGGACAACGAAGCCAACGCCGACAAGCTGGTGCCGGAAGGCATCGAAGGCCGTGTGCCGTACAAGGGTTCGGTGATTGCCGTTATCCATCAACTGATGGGCGGCCTGCGCTCGTCGATGGGCTACTGCGGCTGCGCCAGCATCGACGCCATGCGCACCCAGTCCGAGTTTGTGGAAATCACCTCGGCAGGCATGCGTGAATCGCATGTGCACGATGTGCAGATCACCAAGGAAGCACCGAACTACCACGTGGACTGA